A single region of the Saprospiraceae bacterium genome encodes:
- a CDS encoding FtsX-like permease family protein, with translation MLRNYYKIAIRNVVKNKLHAFINVFGLAIGFVVAILCLLYIKNELAYDKWIPNQAQIYRVYRQAQDQDAGGWVYTPIPLASTLANEVVGVKRATNLYLEKEVLFSKGETAVYLKDIAFVDTSFFDVFAFSFKAGNPNTVLDQKKSIVISESVAHLFFGDSNPIGETIKLNGETEYSITGVMEVLPGSTSLEHEVYLPIEGNVYAGWLANRVTTYIQIEEKADIHQIAQETDKLLFPIYKKERQAFNLPVETINETPRWKFQPLAEIHLYSTNISDFRNAGGNLHQLYIFGLIAFIILLIASINYMNLATARATVRAKEVGMRKVSGAKKSQLIGQFLTESLLLSLVALIVAMVFAEFLLPLFEQIINRDLTFFAEGMGTIALPLLGLSVLIGLLAGVYPAFFLSRFEPVKVLKGHLLKTAEGQFFRKALVVTQFATSIVLIVIMLFIYKQVHFMQSQELGFNDDQVMTITINNPDSWRKFLGMRHTFEEIEGVQSISLANSLPGQKNSIYAVKVDGLEQIPQSEVLFITEDFDQTLDLDLMAGRFFSSDLATDTISAFVVNEKFIHNNNISNPIGKGVKLLRDDHFGQIIGVVKDFHFNGLQEEIQPLVMTGRRNLEYYNYVAFKLKAKDLPTTIAAVNQKWAEIEPHHPVRFTFLDEKFAAQYEENKNFGRIMVYATCLTIFIAILGLFGLSSFLTIQRSKEIGVRKVLGATVSNLVNLLVKDFVRLILIAGLIATPIGYWLVGIWLQDFAYATVIDAFPFVLAVILAILLAILTVSFQSIKVSTQNPVAALKSE, from the coding sequence ATGTTGAGAAACTATTATAAAATCGCGATAAGAAATGTAGTGAAAAATAAACTACATGCTTTCATTAATGTATTCGGCTTGGCTATCGGCTTTGTAGTGGCGATCTTATGCCTCCTGTATATCAAAAATGAATTAGCCTACGATAAGTGGATTCCCAATCAAGCACAAATCTATCGCGTTTATCGACAAGCACAGGACCAAGATGCAGGAGGTTGGGTATATACACCTATCCCATTGGCGAGCACTTTGGCCAATGAGGTTGTAGGTGTGAAACGAGCCACCAATCTTTATTTGGAAAAAGAAGTTCTCTTTAGCAAAGGAGAAACAGCTGTTTACCTCAAGGATATAGCTTTTGTGGATACTTCGTTTTTTGATGTTTTCGCTTTCTCTTTTAAGGCAGGGAACCCCAACACCGTGTTGGATCAAAAAAAGAGCATTGTCATTTCTGAAAGCGTGGCTCATTTGTTTTTTGGAGACAGCAATCCCATAGGAGAAACAATAAAGCTAAACGGAGAAACAGAATATAGTATAACTGGTGTGATGGAGGTGTTGCCAGGAAGCACTTCTCTTGAGCATGAAGTTTATTTGCCGATTGAAGGAAATGTTTACGCTGGCTGGTTAGCCAATAGGGTAACGACCTATATCCAAATAGAAGAAAAGGCAGATATTCACCAAATTGCGCAAGAAACGGACAAACTATTATTCCCCATTTATAAAAAAGAGCGGCAGGCTTTCAATTTGCCGGTTGAAACGATAAATGAAACACCACGATGGAAGTTTCAACCCCTCGCTGAAATCCATTTATATTCCACCAATATTTCGGACTTTCGAAATGCGGGAGGGAACCTTCATCAGCTATATATCTTTGGATTAATAGCTTTCATTATATTATTGATTGCCAGCATCAACTATATGAATTTGGCGACGGCCCGCGCAACTGTAAGGGCAAAGGAGGTGGGGATGAGAAAAGTATCCGGGGCAAAGAAATCCCAACTTATCGGACAGTTTTTGACAGAATCACTTCTCTTATCTCTAGTGGCCTTGATCGTAGCGATGGTTTTTGCAGAATTTTTATTGCCCCTTTTTGAGCAAATCATCAATAGGGATTTGACTTTTTTCGCAGAAGGAATGGGGACTATTGCCTTGCCCTTATTGGGCTTAAGTGTACTGATTGGCTTGCTAGCAGGGGTATATCCTGCCTTTTTTCTTTCTCGCTTCGAACCGGTTAAAGTGTTAAAGGGGCATCTTTTGAAAACTGCTGAGGGGCAGTTTTTTAGAAAAGCCCTGGTGGTAACCCAATTTGCAACTTCTATTGTGTTGATTGTCATTATGTTATTTATTTATAAACAAGTCCATTTTATGCAATCGCAGGAATTGGGTTTTAATGATGATCAAGTAATGACCATAACTATTAATAATCCTGATTCCTGGCGCAAATTTCTGGGGATGCGACACACTTTTGAAGAGATCGAAGGGGTACAATCCATCTCCCTTGCGAACAGTTTACCTGGACAAAAAAATAGCATTTATGCTGTGAAAGTGGATGGCTTAGAACAGATTCCCCAATCAGAGGTGCTGTTTATCACGGAAGATTTCGACCAAACACTTGACCTGGATTTGATGGCTGGCCGTTTTTTCTCATCGGATCTCGCGACAGACACCATATCTGCTTTTGTAGTGAACGAAAAATTTATCCACAATAACAATATTTCCAATCCAATCGGGAAGGGAGTGAAATTGTTAAGAGATGATCATTTTGGTCAGATTATAGGTGTGGTTAAAGATTTTCATTTTAATGGTCTACAAGAAGAAATTCAACCACTGGTAATGACCGGAAGAAGAAACTTAGAATACTATAATTATGTGGCCTTCAAATTAAAAGCGAAGGATTTACCTACGACTATTGCCGCCGTCAATCAAAAATGGGCTGAAATTGAACCCCATCATCCCGTTCGGTTCACTTTTTTGGATGAAAAATTTGCAGCCCAATATGAAGAAAATAAAAATTTTGGGCGCATCATGGTATACGCTACCTGCTTAACGATATTTATAGCCATACTTGGTTTGTTCGGTTTATCCTCGTTCCTCACCATACAACGGAGCAAGGAAATTGGGGTGCGAAAAGTATTGGGAGCCACCGTGTCTAATTTGGTAAATTTACTGGTGAAGGATTTCGTTCGACTCATTTTAATTGCTGGACTTATCGCTACTCCAATTGGATATTGGCTGGTGGGAATATGGCTGCAAGATTTTGCTTATGCTACGGTAATAGATGCTTTTCCTTTTGTATTAGCTGTTATATTAGCCATTCTTTTGGCCATCCTAACGGTGAGTTTCCAATCCATTAAAGTATCTACCCAAAACCCCGTTGCTGCGTTAAAATCGGAATAG
- a CDS encoding ABC transporter permease, producing MFKHYLKSALRSFFKHKRFTFVNVLGLAIGMGACLLLLEYVSFERSFDGFHENANQLYRVVNHRFKNGESVQLGTITYPPIGYLMAEEFPEVVRASRLTIGNSINIHTGDQQMIFIEDLLFVDNNFFQLLSYPLIAGDKTSMLAETNTVVISESRARQFFGNEVALSSLIGKTIYFNDIQLSIKGICEDFPPNTILQYDFFISFATFVNFNPPADNSLTFSDFYHYLELAPGTDVAALEAKFADFSQRHFNGEEVSGSEEKFYLQPLKDAHLHSTDLEYEIGTTSNGQSVWAMLWIAFFILVLAWINYVNLATIRAIERSREVGVRKIVGARRGQLVGQFLSEAILINVSAFLVAVQLVQLARRQLANLLDTELQNSFLWNGGGSLALLLLVFAAFILGVLITGSYPAFILSGFKMSNILKGKFQQAGNGQFLRKGLIVFQFAVSIALMAGTMLVYRQISYMNKQDLGVAIDQTLILNGPSVTPFDSNFIHRMNSFKDELAKIPGVSAAATSSRTPGMSTGRIFDVRPSVINMENSYSANFINIDYSYAEVYEIPAISGRNFRPTDHNYRGNLVKNIIINEAAVKLFGFESPEKAINEQLTMGERQWDIIGVLPDFHQRSLQYKIEPIIFFPFYDAGHYISIKMENAAVAPTLAAVEKQFESFFPGNSFNTFFLDEAFQRNYESEVSFGKVLLFFTFLAIMVACLGLFALVSYTTFLRSKEIGIRKVLGASVGSIVGLLSQDFLKLILLATLIAIPVAWYGLSLWLRDFAYQTTIPWWLFALVGLVALSIGILTIGGQSLKAALANPVQAIKQDG from the coding sequence ATGTTCAAGCATTACCTAAAGTCAGCACTTCGGAGTTTCTTCAAACACAAGCGATTTACTTTTGTCAATGTTTTAGGCTTGGCCATTGGCATGGGGGCTTGTTTATTACTACTGGAGTATGTGAGTTTTGAGCGTAGTTTCGATGGGTTTCATGAAAATGCAAACCAGCTGTATCGAGTAGTAAACCATCGCTTCAAAAATGGAGAATCAGTGCAACTGGGTACCATTACCTACCCGCCAATTGGCTACTTGATGGCAGAAGAATTCCCAGAGGTAGTGCGCGCTTCTAGACTAACGATAGGGAATAGCATAAATATCCATACCGGGGACCAGCAGATGATTTTTATAGAAGACCTTCTTTTTGTGGACAACAATTTTTTCCAATTGTTATCCTATCCACTTATAGCTGGAGATAAAACCAGTATGTTGGCTGAAACCAATACAGTGGTTATTTCGGAAAGTAGGGCCCGGCAATTTTTTGGGAACGAGGTGGCGCTTTCTTCCCTAATTGGAAAAACAATATACTTTAATGATATACAACTTTCTATTAAGGGCATTTGTGAAGACTTTCCGCCTAATACGATTTTACAATACGACTTTTTTATCTCTTTTGCGACCTTCGTCAATTTTAATCCACCTGCGGATAATAGCTTGACTTTTTCTGACTTTTACCATTATTTGGAATTAGCACCAGGAACAGACGTAGCCGCTTTAGAAGCCAAGTTTGCCGATTTCAGTCAACGTCATTTTAATGGAGAAGAAGTGTCAGGTTCTGAAGAAAAATTTTATCTGCAACCTTTAAAGGACGCTCATTTACATTCCACGGATTTGGAATATGAGATCGGAACTACCTCGAATGGACAATCGGTTTGGGCCATGTTATGGATCGCCTTTTTCATTTTGGTTTTGGCTTGGATCAATTATGTGAATTTAGCAACGATCAGAGCGATTGAGCGGTCGAGAGAAGTGGGGGTTCGGAAAATAGTAGGTGCTCGAAGAGGGCAATTGGTTGGACAATTTTTGTCGGAAGCGATATTGATCAATGTATCCGCTTTTTTAGTAGCTGTTCAACTGGTCCAATTAGCGCGCCGACAATTAGCCAATTTGTTAGATACGGAATTGCAAAATAGTTTTTTGTGGAATGGGGGTGGTTCCCTGGCCTTATTATTACTCGTGTTTGCTGCATTTATACTAGGCGTGTTGATTACGGGGAGTTACCCTGCTTTTATCTTATCGGGATTTAAAATGTCCAATATATTAAAAGGCAAATTTCAGCAAGCGGGAAATGGACAATTCTTGCGAAAGGGGCTTATCGTTTTTCAATTTGCCGTTTCTATTGCACTAATGGCAGGTACGATGTTGGTCTATCGCCAGATTTCCTACATGAATAAGCAGGACCTTGGCGTCGCCATTGATCAGACTTTGATCTTAAATGGGCCCTCTGTCACCCCTTTTGATTCCAATTTTATCCACCGTATGAATTCCTTCAAAGATGAACTGGCTAAAATTCCTGGGGTAAGCGCCGCTGCTACCTCTAGCCGGACACCAGGAATGAGTACGGGCCGTATTTTTGATGTACGTCCATCTGTCATTAATATGGAAAATAGCTACTCTGCCAATTTTATAAATATAGATTACAGTTATGCCGAGGTCTATGAAATCCCAGCAATTAGTGGCAGAAACTTTCGCCCAACTGATCACAATTACCGAGGGAATTTGGTGAAAAATATTATAATCAACGAGGCCGCAGTCAAGTTATTTGGTTTTGAAAGCCCCGAAAAGGCAATCAATGAGCAATTAACGATGGGCGAGCGCCAATGGGATATTATCGGGGTTCTTCCTGATTTTCACCAACGATCTTTGCAATATAAGATCGAACCGATCATCTTTTTCCCTTTCTATGACGCTGGCCATTACATTTCCATTAAAATGGAAAATGCAGCAGTAGCGCCAACACTGGCAGCTGTCGAGAAGCAATTTGAAAGCTTTTTTCCTGGCAATTCGTTCAATACTTTTTTCTTGGATGAAGCATTCCAGCGAAATTATGAATCAGAGGTAAGTTTTGGAAAAGTGCTATTGTTCTTCACTTTTTTAGCCATCATGGTCGCTTGTCTAGGCTTGTTCGCCTTGGTTTCCTATACAACCTTTTTGCGTTCCAAAGAAATAGGCATTCGCAAGGTGTTAGGCGCGTCTGTTGGTTCCATCGTGGGCCTCTTAAGCCAAGATTTTCTCAAGCTGATTTTGTTGGCCACCCTTATCGCTATTCCAGTGGCTTGGTATGGATTGAGCTTATGGCTCCGCGATTTCGCCTACCAAACGACGATTCCATGGTGGCTGTTTGCACTGGTCGGCTTGGTAGCCCTCAGTATCGGTATTTTGACCATCGGCGGCCAATCACTGAAAGCAGCCCTGGCTAACCCCGTACAGGCGATAAAACAGGATGGGTAA
- a CDS encoding ABC transporter permease: MIKNYLKTAFRNLWRKRQTSLINFLGMSVALTVVVFIFLFIYDEQNFDRFHTKAKDIYRITTHSRNGWFGDFNAGMTGIPQGPAFAENIDEIEAFVRVKGYPELVRVGAETAYADMLYVDSNFFDVFTFPLLMGEAREALKRPDQIIISAEQAAKWFGEPSVLGQTIDIQVEDDRFASFTIAAIAQNPPGNSSIQFDFILPFLRYQQQESEQSQNDWISTRLNTFLQLRPGTDPSLVAQRFAPILAEKGGAQLSKMKATNPNAEQWYGLQPLKAIHLDEDLIVANGLGNGSNPVYSYILSLVAFLIVLIASINFINLSLAQSLDRSREVGVRKVIGGSRKQLVFQFLAESWLLVGIAILPALVLVQLLLPIFNRFTNKVIEMEVLQQWPLLLGMLGFQVVLGFLAGLYPALVLSGFRPIQALSSTTKLNGRHHWAKGLVVVQFSLAILFVLVASFLHYQFKYIQNKDLGYQPENLIGIDLPWEQSTTIATLFKEELATYPFIQQVTARSDISKYGLNSTKVQIDGDKTMMVGYGRIDTEFIPAFGIQLLAGENFSDAISSDTLNSAIVNEAFIRATDWANPIGQSIKLGDEQMFIKGVVKDFHTESLKEEIKPLVLYCRPNSRFQELWVKTSESHAAETVKLLENIHAKHLAYLPFEYSFLESDLSNYYKSEARWQKMVNLASALMLFIAGLGIMGLSALSVIQRTREIGIRKILGATVQELVTLLSVPLLRLVGLAFLIATPLAWYLGNQWLSTYAFHIEIQWWMFVWVGIGTFVMAFLTVGIEAFGRARANPVQSIRQE; this comes from the coding sequence ATGATCAAAAATTACCTTAAAACGGCTTTCCGAAACCTGTGGCGAAAAAGACAGACCAGCCTGATTAATTTCTTGGGCATGTCGGTGGCCCTGACGGTCGTGGTATTCATTTTTCTTTTTATTTACGATGAGCAAAATTTTGATCGTTTCCATACCAAGGCGAAGGATATCTACCGGATTACCACGCATAGTCGCAATGGTTGGTTTGGGGATTTTAATGCCGGGATGACAGGTATCCCACAAGGACCAGCCTTCGCAGAAAATATCGATGAAATCGAAGCTTTCGTTAGGGTCAAAGGCTATCCGGAGTTAGTGCGCGTAGGCGCTGAAACGGCTTATGCAGACATGCTTTACGTGGATTCCAATTTTTTTGATGTCTTTACCTTTCCCTTGCTGATGGGGGAAGCCAGGGAAGCCCTCAAGCGACCCGATCAGATCATCATTTCAGCTGAACAAGCCGCGAAGTGGTTCGGTGAGCCTTCGGTCCTTGGTCAGACCATTGATATACAGGTCGAGGATGACCGTTTTGCTTCCTTCACCATCGCTGCTATTGCCCAAAATCCACCAGGGAACTCCAGCATTCAATTTGATTTTATCCTTCCTTTTTTGCGCTATCAGCAACAGGAAAGCGAGCAAAGCCAAAATGATTGGATCAGTACGCGTTTGAATACTTTTCTTCAACTCCGCCCGGGAACAGACCCTAGCTTGGTGGCGCAGCGTTTTGCACCCATCCTCGCTGAAAAAGGAGGGGCTCAACTCAGCAAAATGAAAGCGACAAATCCCAATGCAGAACAATGGTATGGTCTACAACCTTTAAAAGCTATTCACCTGGACGAAGACCTGATTGTGGCAAATGGCCTGGGTAATGGTAGCAATCCTGTGTATTCTTACATTTTATCGTTGGTTGCATTTTTGATTGTTCTAATTGCAAGTATCAATTTTATCAACCTATCGCTGGCCCAGTCCTTAGATCGAAGCCGCGAGGTAGGCGTTCGAAAAGTCATTGGCGGATCCAGAAAACAATTGGTCTTTCAATTTTTGGCCGAATCCTGGCTCTTGGTGGGTATAGCCATCCTTCCGGCCTTGGTCCTGGTCCAACTTCTACTCCCCATCTTTAACCGATTCACGAATAAAGTCATCGAAATGGAAGTGCTACAACAATGGCCATTGCTGTTGGGGATGTTGGGCTTTCAGGTCGTACTGGGTTTCCTTGCGGGTCTGTATCCTGCTTTGGTCCTTTCTGGGTTTAGACCCATACAAGCCCTTTCCAGCACCACCAAACTCAACGGGCGTCACCATTGGGCGAAAGGCCTGGTGGTCGTACAGTTTTCCTTAGCCATCCTATTTGTATTGGTCGCCAGTTTTTTGCATTATCAATTCAAATACATACAAAACAAAGACCTAGGTTACCAGCCAGAAAACTTAATAGGCATCGACTTACCCTGGGAACAAAGCACAACAATCGCGACCCTATTTAAAGAAGAATTGGCAACCTATCCTTTTATTCAACAGGTCACAGCTAGAAGTGATATCTCAAAATATGGCCTTAATAGCACCAAGGTGCAAATAGATGGTGACAAAACCATGATGGTGGGTTATGGGAGGATAGATACCGAATTTATTCCAGCCTTTGGCATCCAGCTATTGGCCGGAGAAAACTTCAGCGATGCTATTTCTTCGGATACCCTAAATAGTGCTATCGTCAATGAGGCCTTTATTCGAGCAACAGATTGGGCGAACCCCATTGGGCAATCTATAAAATTAGGGGATGAACAAATGTTTATTAAAGGAGTGGTAAAAGATTTTCATACGGAATCCCTCAAGGAAGAGATAAAACCACTCGTTCTTTATTGTCGTCCCAATAGTCGTTTTCAGGAGCTTTGGGTAAAAACGAGTGAAAGCCATGCCGCCGAGACTGTGAAATTATTGGAAAACATTCATGCCAAGCATTTGGCTTACCTCCCCTTCGAATACAGCTTCCTGGAGAGCGACCTAAGCAACTATTACAAATCAGAGGCCCGTTGGCAAAAGATGGTTAACCTGGCTAGCGCATTGATGCTATTTATTGCAGGCCTAGGCATCATGGGCCTCTCTGCGCTCAGCGTCATCCAAAGAACCCGCGAAATTGGCATCCGTAAAATATTAGGTGCTACGGTACAAGAACTGGTAACCCTGCTGTCGGTGCCACTCCTTCGTTTGGTAGGTTTAGCTTTTCTCATAGCAACCCCATTAGCCTGGTATTTAGGCAATCAATGGCTGTCTACCTATGCTTTCCATATCGAAATTCAATGGTGGATGTTTGTCTGGGTGGGCATTGGTACCTTCGTCATGGCCTTTCTCACCGTGGGAATAGAGGCGTTCGGGCGAGCACGCGCCAACCCTGTGCAAAGTATAAGGCAGGAGTAA
- a CDS encoding ABC transporter permease yields the protein MVKHYLKAVFRSFSNRKAFSGLNLLGLTLGVSAFLIILEFVSYHWSFNQFNEQLPQIHRMLLGNGEKANEWVPPMLAPAAKEIAPQIQSFARIMDHIDGLVQMEDPENKQLKSFKEAQMLFADGSLFDIFSLPFLQGEKPSDNFTVALSQRTAQRYFGDHNPVGAPLTLHSQFGEHSYTVSGIYQDMPANSDYHFDLVFSLNNFDNIATLNGSGWALLNHWGFSAYKSFVLLAPGQTAAQVEPNLQTLNQNLPDYLGNEILLQPLSDVHLGEGLNGSIPSFINVQFLYLLLTIALLIIGIAWINYVNLSTAIGITRAKEVSVRKVVGAGKGQLLGQFLGEALLMNGMAIIGSVFVMDMVQPFFNQLVGLPLSLKALFGTLQMGLLGLLLLIVGILLSGGYVAYFLARRNPIEMLKGKFMQTQQGQFFRKGLLVFQFVISISLIAFTIVVYQQLHFVRKADLGFHPEQLMTIKGPETNYKDRSEKAWAFRQELEQLSFVMDFCNSGSVPGQGYNLYAPGYTRMNPDPGDDQKTYAMMLIDDRYFQTYDINLLVGRNFETKMLAMDWYGIKQAIINEKAVEALGFASAAAAIGQFITRQNAEPVEVIGVVKNYHHESLHNAFSPTIFLPHFNDNLFTVKISAEGLDDKLASLGALYSQLFPGNPFVYHFIDKTFDQQYAEDQRFGWLFTAAASLAIFIACLGLFGLSLFTVEQRSKEIGIRRVLGASAQDILALLNKDYVKLLMLALGLATPLAWFGADRWLQDFAYQTAIQWWLFPLAGGLTLALAFTIVSVNALRKTWANPVETLRDE from the coding sequence ATGGTAAAGCATTATCTCAAGGCTGTTTTTCGAAGCTTTAGCAATCGTAAGGCTTTTAGTGGGCTAAATTTATTAGGACTCACGCTTGGTGTTTCGGCTTTTTTAATCATTCTAGAATTTGTCAGTTACCATTGGTCTTTCAACCAATTTAATGAACAGTTGCCGCAAATTCATCGGATGCTGTTGGGTAATGGCGAAAAAGCGAATGAATGGGTACCTCCGATGTTGGCACCTGCCGCCAAAGAAATAGCCCCTCAAATCCAGTCTTTTGCTCGCATCATGGACCATATAGATGGGCTCGTCCAAATGGAAGATCCTGAAAACAAGCAGCTGAAATCCTTTAAGGAAGCGCAAATGCTGTTTGCCGATGGTAGCCTATTCGATATTTTCTCCTTGCCATTTTTACAGGGTGAAAAACCAAGCGATAATTTTACAGTAGCGCTCTCTCAGCGTACCGCTCAACGCTATTTTGGCGACCATAACCCGGTGGGTGCACCATTGACACTTCATAGTCAATTTGGGGAACATAGCTATACCGTTAGTGGTATTTACCAGGATATGCCAGCTAATTCAGATTATCATTTTGACCTGGTTTTTTCGCTTAATAATTTCGATAATATTGCCACCCTGAATGGCAGCGGCTGGGCACTGCTTAATCACTGGGGTTTTTCGGCCTACAAGTCCTTTGTCCTCTTGGCACCCGGCCAAACCGCCGCCCAAGTCGAACCTAACCTGCAAACTTTAAACCAAAACCTTCCTGACTACCTGGGCAACGAGATCCTGCTACAGCCTTTGAGTGACGTGCATTTAGGGGAAGGCCTGAATGGTAGCATCCCGAGTTTTATCAATGTCCAGTTTTTATATTTATTGCTGACCATTGCTTTATTAATTATTGGTATTGCCTGGATCAATTACGTCAATTTATCAACGGCCATAGGTATTACCCGAGCCAAAGAGGTCAGTGTGCGAAAGGTGGTAGGTGCGGGGAAGGGGCAGTTGCTAGGCCAGTTTTTGGGCGAAGCCCTTCTGATGAACGGGATGGCCATCATAGGAAGTGTTTTTGTGATGGATATGGTACAACCTTTCTTCAATCAATTAGTGGGGTTACCCTTATCTTTAAAAGCCCTTTTTGGCACCCTGCAAATGGGTTTACTGGGCCTATTGTTATTGATTGTCGGCATCTTGCTTTCGGGCGGCTACGTGGCTTATTTTTTAGCCAGAAGAAACCCCATTGAAATGTTGAAGGGCAAATTTATGCAAACCCAGCAGGGGCAATTTTTTCGAAAGGGATTGCTGGTTTTTCAGTTTGTCATTTCCATCAGTTTAATTGCTTTTACGATAGTGGTTTACCAGCAGCTCCACTTTGTGCGCAAGGCCGATCTCGGTTTTCATCCCGAACAGCTGATGACCATAAAAGGCCCCGAAACCAATTATAAAGATAGGTCCGAAAAAGCATGGGCTTTTCGGCAGGAACTAGAACAACTTTCTTTTGTAATGGATTTTTGTAATTCGGGTTCCGTCCCTGGTCAGGGATATAACCTCTATGCGCCTGGTTATACCCGAATGAATCCAGATCCGGGCGATGATCAAAAGACCTATGCCATGATGTTGATAGACGATAGGTATTTTCAAACCTACGATATCAATTTATTGGTGGGCAGAAATTTTGAGACCAAGATGTTAGCGATGGATTGGTACGGAATTAAACAAGCCATAATAAACGAAAAGGCCGTTGAGGCATTGGGTTTTGCTTCAGCAGCAGCAGCTATAGGCCAATTTATCACCCGGCAAAATGCGGAGCCAGTGGAGGTGATCGGGGTGGTTAAAAACTACCACCATGAAAGTTTGCACAATGCCTTTAGTCCAACCATCTTTTTACCCCATTTTAACGATAACCTATTTACGGTAAAAATCAGTGCGGAGGGCTTGGATGACAAATTGGCTTCCTTAGGGGCATTATATAGCCAATTATTCCCGGGTAACCCTTTTGTCTATCATTTTATAGACAAAACATTTGACCAACAATACGCAGAGGACCAACGTTTTGGCTGGCTTTTTACGGCTGCCGCCAGCCTGGCCATTTTTATCGCCTGTCTGGGTTTGTTTGGTCTCTCCTTGTTTACGGTCGAACAACGCTCAAAAGAAATCGGTATTCGCCGGGTATTAGGGGCCTCGGCCCAGGATATCCTGGCCTTGCTCAATAAGGACTACGTTAAGCTATTGATGTTGGCCTTGGGGCTGGCTACGCCGCTTGCCTGGTTTGGCGCGGACCGCTGGCTCCAAGACTTTGCTTACCAAACGGCTATCCAATGGTGGCTCTTCCCGCTGGCCGGAGGCTTAACTTTAGCGTTGGCTTTCACCATCGTTAGCGTTAATGCCTTGCGGAAAACCTGGGCGAACCCCGTGGAGACCTTGAGAGATGAATGA
- a CDS encoding DUF2807 domain-containing protein, whose translation MKSVRILIWPAIVGLWILLVSATTIYDDFHAFDQIRVSGPVELLLVPGEEASVSQVSNQDLSITIENKILKIVGREETTPAIIKVTYHTLRSIHAADGAMVTAVEAIPAKTLMINLENEAAASLNLTAEMVIANAFDQSYMKVEGQIGNFMVNFKDSELVYGKLSIEQSSINIQNGSACGESKTQSKSKKKTRSI comes from the coding sequence ATGAAATCAGTTCGCATATTAATTTGGCCAGCAATCGTAGGGCTTTGGATTTTATTAGTCTCCGCCACCACCATTTATGACGATTTTCATGCTTTTGATCAAATCCGAGTAAGTGGACCGGTAGAATTGCTGCTGGTGCCAGGCGAGGAAGCCAGCGTAAGCCAGGTATCCAATCAGGACCTAAGTATCACCATTGAAAACAAGATCTTGAAGATTGTAGGCAGGGAAGAAACAACACCCGCTATTATCAAGGTGACCTATCATACCTTACGAAGCATCCATGCCGCAGATGGTGCTATGGTCACTGCTGTAGAAGCTATTCCTGCGAAGACGTTGATGATCAATTTGGAAAACGAGGCCGCTGCATCGCTCAACCTGACCGCAGAAATGGTCATCGCCAATGCTTTCGATCAGAGTTATATGAAAGTGGAAGGGCAAATTGGCAATTTCATGGTAAATTTCAAAGACAGTGAATTGGTTTACGGAAAACTAAGTATTGAGCAAAGTAGTATCAATATACAAAATGGCAGCGCCTGTGGCGAAAGCAAAACCCAATCGAAATCAAAGAAGAAAACCCGTAGTATTTAG
- a CDS encoding SET domain-containing protein: MIHPNTTLRLINPTVGYGVFATQFIPEGTIVYVKDSLELEISPTDYLMHTREMQEVIEKYSYIDERGYRIISWDFAKYVNHCCNCNTISTGYGFELAIRDIQPGEQITDEYGIFNLENEMELICGEMGCRKKVQPSDFEKYYQAWDEKIKQSMKKLFEVEQPLICFIEESTRKSLDYYFAHPKSYKSVYSLRYKKVENGVASRTASV, encoded by the coding sequence ATGATACATCCAAACACGACTTTACGCCTGATTAATCCAACTGTAGGTTATGGCGTATTTGCCACGCAATTTATACCAGAAGGCACCATCGTTTATGTCAAGGATAGTCTCGAATTGGAAATATCCCCTACTGACTATCTAATGCATACCCGGGAAATGCAAGAGGTAATCGAAAAGTACTCGTATATCGATGAAAGAGGCTACCGAATTATTAGTTGGGATTTCGCCAAATATGTTAACCATTGTTGCAATTGCAATACGATAAGCACTGGTTATGGTTTTGAATTGGCCATAAGAGACATTCAGCCGGGCGAACAAATTACAGATGAGTATGGTATATTCAATCTTGAAAATGAAATGGAATTGATTTGTGGCGAAATGGGTTGTCGCAAGAAAGTCCAACCCAGTGATTTTGAGAAATACTATCAGGCATGGGACGAAAAGATCAAACAATCAATGAAAAAACTGTTTGAAGTTGAGCAGCCCCTCATTTGTTTTATTGAAGAATCTACCCGAAAAAGCCTAGATTACTATTTCGCCCATCCCAAATCTTATAAATCTGTTTATTCCTTGAGGTATAAAAAGGTGGAGAATGGGGTAGCTTCGAGGACTGCTTCCGTTTAG